In Bicyclus anynana chromosome 1, ilBicAnyn1.1, whole genome shotgun sequence, a single window of DNA contains:
- the LOC112055508 gene encoding cytochrome P450 6B1-like, whose protein sequence is MQAKNGVPSNRKDFIDLLLEIKNQGNTLETTKTEETVKLKLTDEVIAAQAFIFYMAGYETSAATVAFMLYELAMNPLIQDKLIDELDEVLDRHNGNITYEIINELTYMEKVFNETLRKYPVADIQRRAKANYNIPGTNITIERGTIVFAPIMAISHDEKYFPDPSKFDPERFSPENESKRHPCAFIPFGTGPRFCIGMLFARIQSRVCLMKLLYHFRVEVSKNTPKTLSFNPERVATSPKGGIYLNLVRRK, encoded by the exons ATGCAAGCCAAAAACGGTGTGCCTTCTAACAGAAAAGACTTCATAGATTTACTtttggaaattaaaaatcaaggcAATACTTTGGAGACTACTAAAACGGAAGAAacggtaaaattaaaattgacagatGAAGTAATAGCAGCTCAAGCGTTTATATTCTATATGGCTGGGTACGAAACCAGTGCGGCTACAGTGGCATTTATGTTGTACGAACTAGCAATGAATCCCCTTATACAGGATAAGTTAATTGATGAGCTTGATGAAGTACTCGACCGACACAATGGAAATATAACGTacgaaataataaatgaattgacTTACATGGAAAAAGTTTTTAATGAGACTCTTCGAAAATACCCAGTAGCAGATATACAACGACGGGCCAAAgcaaattataatatacctgGGACAAACATTACTATTGAGAGAGGGACAATTGTATTCGCACCAATAATGGCTATTAGTCACGATGAGAAGTATTTCCCGGATCCAAGCAAATTTGACCCAGAGAGATTTTCTCCCGAGAATGAGAGTAAAAGACATCCCTGTGCTTTTATACCTTTTGGTACTGGTCCTCGATTCTGCATCG GTATGCTTTTTGCTAGAATCCAGAGTCGCGTATGTTTGATGAAACTGTTGTATCATTTCCGTGTAGAAGTATCCAAGAACACGCCAAAAACCCTCTCATTTAATCCAGAGCGCGTTGCTACGTCACCAAAGggaggtatttatttaaatcttgtTCGAAGAAAATGA